From the genome of Pukyongia salina, one region includes:
- a CDS encoding cellulose synthase family protein, which translates to MILETVVMVIYSVALILIFLYALAQLNLLFNYLRSRRRKKAVCEKFDLNNPEEVPYVTIQLPVYNEFYVMERLLNNMGEIVYPKDKLEIQVLDDSTDESFERTAQHIKKLQQTGLDIKHVTRDDRKGYKAGALKEGLKTAKGEYIAIFDADFLPKKNWLLNTIPYFKDKEIGVVQTRWGHINRDYSLLTRVQAFALDAHFTLEQVGRNSKGHFINFNGTAGVWRKECILDAGNWEGDTLTEDLDLSYRAQLKDWKFKYLEEVETPAELPVVISAARSQQFRWNKGGAENFQKMALRVLKKDNIPFKTKVHSILHLLNSTMFLNILIVAVLSIPMLYIKNEYEHLKVYFFIMSFFVISTLIFFFCYWFTYKIIYGGGIKQFLKYTGMFFTFFSIAMGFSLHNSIAVLEGHLGKKSEFIRTPKFNINSLKDSWRGNKYLKSKLSPNVIIEGLLMLYFAFGMYSAFVVGDQGGDFGLFPFHLMLFVGFGFVFFKSITSKV; encoded by the coding sequence ATGATACTGGAAACAGTAGTAATGGTTATCTATTCTGTCGCCCTCATACTTATTTTCCTGTATGCGTTGGCGCAGCTCAATCTGCTGTTCAATTATTTACGTTCCAGACGCAGAAAAAAGGCGGTGTGTGAAAAATTCGACCTGAATAACCCGGAGGAAGTTCCCTACGTTACGATCCAACTACCTGTATATAATGAGTTCTATGTGATGGAACGCCTATTAAATAATATGGGTGAGATCGTTTATCCCAAAGATAAACTGGAGATACAAGTATTGGACGATTCTACAGACGAATCCTTCGAAAGAACCGCCCAACACATAAAAAAACTTCAACAAACAGGTCTCGATATAAAACATGTAACACGAGACGATAGGAAGGGCTATAAGGCGGGAGCACTAAAGGAAGGGCTAAAAACTGCCAAAGGGGAATATATCGCGATCTTTGATGCAGATTTTCTTCCGAAGAAAAACTGGTTACTCAACACAATCCCCTACTTTAAGGATAAAGAGATAGGGGTAGTTCAAACCCGTTGGGGCCATATAAACCGCGATTATTCGCTGCTTACAAGAGTTCAGGCATTTGCCCTGGATGCTCACTTTACCCTGGAGCAAGTGGGACGCAATAGTAAAGGGCATTTCATCAATTTTAACGGAACTGCTGGTGTATGGCGAAAGGAATGTATTCTAGACGCCGGTAACTGGGAAGGTGACACCTTAACCGAAGATCTTGATCTTAGTTACCGTGCACAACTAAAAGACTGGAAATTTAAATACCTCGAAGAAGTAGAAACACCGGCCGAATTACCCGTAGTAATTAGTGCCGCAAGATCTCAACAATTCAGGTGGAACAAAGGTGGAGCCGAGAATTTTCAGAAAATGGCGCTTCGTGTGTTAAAGAAGGACAATATTCCATTTAAAACTAAAGTACACAGTATCCTGCATTTACTTAACAGCACTATGTTCCTCAATATCCTTATAGTGGCTGTGTTAAGTATACCAATGCTGTATATAAAAAATGAATATGAGCATTTGAAGGTATACTTCTTTATCATGAGCTTTTTTGTGATAAGTACGCTTATCTTTTTCTTTTGTTACTGGTTCACTTATAAGATCATCTACGGAGGTGGCATTAAACAGTTTCTAAAATACACAGGGATGTTCTTCACTTTTTTCTCTATCGCTATGGGCTTTTCACTGCACAACAGTATCGCGGTTCTTGAAGGCCATCTTGGTAAGAAAAGTGAATTTATCCGTACGCCCAAATTCAATATAAACTCTCTAAAGGACAGCTGGAGGGGTAATAAATACCTAAAAAGCAAACTTAGTCCGAACGTGATCATAGAAGGTTTGCTTATGCTATATTTTGCCTTCGGAATGTACAGTGCTTTCGTTGTAGGGGATCAAGGGGGCGATTTCGGGCTATTTCCTTTTCATTTAATGCTTTTTGTTGGTTTTGGTTTTGTATTTTTCAAGAGTATAACCAGCAAAGTGTAG
- a CDS encoding glycosyltransferase family 2 protein translates to MTLIKVIIPVFNEADSIGKVIQDIPNTVSEIIVVNNGSTDATVEVATKAGVTVLSEERRGYGYACLKGIEYLSKNQQPPDIVVFLDGDYSDYPEQLNVIVAPIIEEDIDLVIGARVKELREDGSMTGPQIFGNWLATRLMRLFFGSRFTDLGPFRAIKYQKLIALSMEDKTYGWTVEMQLKALKRKYTYKEVAVKYRNRIGVSKVSGTVKGAIFAGVKILSWIFKYSIKK, encoded by the coding sequence ATGACCTTAATAAAAGTAATTATTCCTGTATTCAATGAGGCAGATTCTATTGGAAAAGTTATACAGGATATCCCCAATACGGTATCTGAAATTATTGTGGTTAACAATGGTTCCACAGATGCTACAGTAGAAGTTGCCACCAAAGCCGGGGTTACTGTGCTTTCTGAAGAACGCCGTGGATACGGTTATGCCTGTCTTAAAGGTATCGAATATCTATCTAAGAACCAGCAACCACCGGATATCGTGGTCTTTCTGGATGGTGATTACAGTGACTATCCGGAACAACTAAATGTCATAGTTGCTCCCATCATTGAAGAGGATATCGACCTGGTGATAGGTGCGCGTGTAAAGGAACTAAGGGAAGATGGCTCTATGACGGGGCCGCAGATCTTTGGTAACTGGCTCGCCACTCGATTGATGCGATTGTTCTTTGGTTCCAGGTTTACAGACCTTGGCCCATTTCGCGCAATAAAATACCAGAAATTGATAGCGCTTTCCATGGAAGATAAAACCTATGGATGGACCGTTGAAATGCAGTTAAAGGCACTTAAACGAAAATACACTTATAAAGAGGTTGCGGTGAAATATAGAAACCGAATAGGTGTCTCTAAAGTTTCGGGAACCGTAAAAGGTGCTATCTTTGCAGGCGTTAAAATCTTAAGTTGGATCTTTAAATACAGCATTAAAAAATGA
- a CDS encoding helix-turn-helix domain-containing protein, whose translation MDFINKIPEKPLDTYIQGIVYYKGYKPEHDKDRFLPDCTTNLIIDFGDEPKFIYDNVTLKEKQQCEIAWFSGMHSRYLTISSGFDSEMMVITFKPGFSYPFINQSLHQLNNKVLPATEIFGASVLQLRKELMNINPGDSKIRYASSWLMSILTDVSFSEEIIRHFVSEIQAAPDLVNLNNIAKRSGYSQKQFIHLFKKYVGLTPKQFHKIVRFNEILLAIHSKEEIDWIKIAVGCGYYDQAHFIKDFQEFSGLNPEKYMVDQGEWAHYIPIR comes from the coding sequence ATGGATTTTATAAACAAGATTCCCGAAAAACCTTTAGACACTTATATACAGGGTATAGTGTACTACAAAGGTTATAAACCGGAGCATGACAAGGATCGCTTCCTGCCTGATTGTACTACAAATCTTATAATCGATTTCGGAGATGAACCTAAGTTTATTTACGATAATGTTACCCTAAAGGAAAAGCAGCAATGTGAGATCGCCTGGTTTTCGGGTATGCATAGCCGCTATCTCACAATAAGCAGTGGATTCGATTCTGAAATGATGGTGATCACCTTTAAACCGGGCTTCAGCTATCCATTTATCAACCAATCTCTGCATCAGCTAAATAATAAGGTTCTGCCGGCCACCGAAATTTTTGGTGCCAGTGTTTTACAGCTTCGAAAGGAGTTAATGAACATAAACCCGGGCGATTCAAAGATCCGTTATGCGTCTTCCTGGCTAATGTCTATCCTTACAGATGTTTCCTTTTCAGAAGAGATCATTAGACACTTTGTAAGTGAAATTCAGGCAGCCCCCGATTTGGTTAACCTTAACAATATTGCCAAACGATCTGGTTATTCTCAAAAGCAATTCATACACTTATTTAAAAAATATGTAGGATTAACTCCAAAGCAATTCCATAAAATTGTTCGTTTCAACGAGATCTTACTTGCAATTCACAGTAAAGAGGAGATCGACTGGATCAAGATCGCAGTGGGCTGTGGCTACTACGATCAGGCTCATTTCATAAAGGACTTTCAGGAGTTTTCAGGATTAAATCCTGAAAAATACATGGTAGATCAAGGTGAGTGGGCCCATTATATCCCGATAAGGTAA
- a CDS encoding DUF1761 domain-containing protein — translation MENLVINHWAVLCSASLNLVLGAVWYSPVLFYKTWKTENGLTDEKFKNVNMGKMYAISFILALVMSYNMAFFLGDTQTNWIWGLTAGFLTGFGFSAMIFTAIALFELKSLKYILINGGYIIVYFSLIGFIIGIWR, via the coding sequence ATGGAAAATCTTGTAATTAATCATTGGGCAGTCCTCTGCTCGGCTTCTTTAAATCTCGTCTTAGGTGCAGTGTGGTATTCACCGGTATTATTTTATAAAACATGGAAAACGGAAAATGGTCTTACAGACGAAAAATTTAAAAATGTGAACATGGGTAAAATGTACGCTATCAGCTTTATTCTTGCCCTGGTTATGAGCTACAACATGGCCTTTTTCCTCGGTGATACGCAAACCAACTGGATTTGGGGCCTTACTGCCGGATTTTTAACCGGTTTCGGTTTTTCGGCCATGATCTTCACGGCTATAGCGCTGTTTGAACTTAAATCTCTTAAATATATTTTGATCAACGGTGGCTATATTATTGTATATTTTAGCTTAATAGGCTTTATCATTGGAATCTGGAGATAA
- a CDS encoding TolB family protein, producing MKYVITSIIGLLFINCADKKNDQNTIPEKKDVYKIAYNVLSDTAIDNYDVFVMDMDGGNSKNITKFDGVEWTYNAAGSDLYVISDKDTIHRIYFLYRTDSEGSEYEKVSNFRLADSWIGSRYDGNELIVRPHRTVDTAFYIIDRKGKILKKLKPALAYLNDPHFSPDGSQIVFRGADKPFKKDVGYVDELYLMNADGSELKQLTHYPVTDTTAKWYNYHAGPPRWHPTENFISYNSKQGGKSSLFAIAPDGSGKRELFPQDSLHQGWHEWSPDGKWLAIEVFDSNGKQYHLQLVNWETKEAKIITGTDYRFQQAPVFVKVD from the coding sequence ATGAAATACGTTATTACCTCGATTATTGGGCTGTTATTTATTAATTGTGCCGATAAGAAAAATGACCAGAACACTATTCCTGAGAAAAAGGATGTCTATAAGATCGCTTATAACGTACTATCGGATACAGCTATAGATAATTATGATGTGTTTGTTATGGATATGGATGGTGGGAACAGTAAGAATATCACCAAATTCGACGGCGTGGAGTGGACGTATAATGCTGCCGGATCTGATCTGTATGTTATATCCGACAAGGATACCATTCATAGGATTTACTTTTTATATCGCACAGATTCGGAAGGGTCTGAATACGAAAAAGTCTCCAACTTTCGACTAGCCGATAGCTGGATCGGTTCCAGGTATGATGGGAATGAGCTAATCGTTCGGCCTCACAGAACGGTGGATACCGCTTTTTATATTATCGATCGGAAAGGAAAAATACTAAAGAAGCTCAAACCAGCTTTAGCATATCTCAATGATCCGCATTTCTCTCCTGATGGATCTCAAATTGTTTTCAGGGGTGCTGATAAACCGTTTAAGAAAGATGTTGGCTATGTGGACGAATTATACCTTATGAATGCAGATGGAAGTGAGTTAAAGCAACTCACGCATTATCCAGTCACAGATACGACTGCCAAGTGGTATAATTATCATGCGGGACCGCCCAGATGGCATCCAACCGAAAACTTTATATCCTATAATTCAAAGCAAGGTGGAAAATCTTCCTTGTTCGCCATAGCACCGGATGGAAGTGGAAAACGGGAATTATTTCCTCAGGATAGTTTACATCAGGGCTGGCACGAATGGAGTCCGGATGGGAAATGGCTAGCTATCGAGGTGTTCGACTCCAATGGCAAGCAATATCACCTGCAGTTGGTAAATTGGGAAACCAAGGAAGCCAAGATAATCACCGGCACCGATTATAGATTTCAGCAGGCTCCTGTATTTGTTAAAGTGGATTAG
- a CDS encoding 4Fe-4S binding protein, with protein sequence MDTIQRNMSLTGEPPKTINRTQKIATFIGMFGLAILLLATFNVNFPNKGLWLSIALLSITSGIILFAKGAYSNELEGIKNHGVWFKSISSRGFLAWISGISLTGFYVILYFYPVYLGLNSEGENTGIIALFDPLSRILSGNPASQWFVYGTLYTIAIFAFGIKFIWKYRHNRYEKIRTMSVMFFQTAFAFLIPEFMARLNDSEAYNLPYYDLKSIWPLNYYLFDSYSLDGLLSSGNLGLYMLLFGVVSIFIITPILTYKYGKRWYCSWVCGCGGLAETAGDPFRHLSDKSQFAWKVERWVIHSVLVFAVLMTTAMVSTYLGSDPNAYWLTRDVFLIGVAIFLTLIFVLIWIFKKQELKKDARYGAIGYFVIIIGLFLIHSFSGSNNIFIFEASTLRLWYGFLIGAVFSGVIGTGFYPIFGSRVWCRFGCPMAAILGLQQRLFSRFRITTNGGQCISCGNCSTYCEMGIDVRAYAQKGENIVRASCVGCGICSAVCPRGVLKLENGPMQGRIDGNEILLGNDVDLMTLVNKN encoded by the coding sequence ATGGATACCATACAACGAAATATGAGCCTTACCGGCGAACCTCCTAAAACGATTAACCGTACGCAGAAGATCGCAACTTTTATCGGGATGTTTGGCCTGGCGATCCTCCTACTGGCAACATTCAATGTGAACTTCCCCAATAAAGGTTTATGGCTTAGTATCGCCCTTCTCTCGATCACATCGGGTATCATCCTTTTCGCTAAAGGTGCTTACAGTAACGAATTGGAAGGAATCAAGAACCACGGGGTATGGTTTAAATCGATAAGTAGCCGGGGTTTTCTCGCCTGGATCTCCGGGATATCCCTAACCGGTTTTTATGTGATCTTATATTTCTACCCGGTTTATTTAGGACTTAATTCCGAAGGTGAAAATACCGGGATAATTGCACTATTCGATCCATTGAGCAGGATCCTTAGCGGAAATCCGGCTAGCCAATGGTTTGTTTATGGAACTTTATATACCATAGCAATCTTTGCTTTCGGGATCAAATTTATATGGAAATACAGACATAACAGGTACGAAAAGATACGCACTATGAGTGTGATGTTCTTTCAAACTGCATTTGCCTTTCTCATTCCCGAATTTATGGCCAGGCTTAACGACAGTGAGGCCTACAATCTTCCTTATTACGATCTAAAAAGTATATGGCCCTTAAACTATTATCTTTTTGATAGTTATTCTCTGGACGGCCTTTTATCTTCAGGTAATCTGGGGCTTTATATGTTGCTATTTGGAGTGGTGAGTATTTTTATCATCACCCCTATCTTAACATACAAATACGGTAAAAGGTGGTATTGCAGCTGGGTATGTGGTTGTGGAGGCCTTGCCGAAACCGCCGGGGATCCTTTCAGGCATTTATCAGATAAAAGTCAGTTTGCATGGAAGGTAGAACGCTGGGTGATTCACAGCGTGTTGGTCTTCGCTGTACTCATGACTACTGCTATGGTAAGTACATATTTGGGAAGTGATCCCAATGCCTATTGGTTAACTCGCGACGTGTTCCTTATTGGGGTGGCCATATTTTTAACCTTGATCTTCGTGTTGATCTGGATCTTTAAAAAGCAAGAACTGAAAAAAGATGCCCGCTATGGCGCTATAGGTTATTTTGTGATCATCATCGGGCTTTTTCTAATTCACTCCTTTAGCGGAAGTAATAATATCTTCATATTCGAAGCCTCAACTCTTAGGCTTTGGTACGGTTTCCTTATTGGAGCTGTTTTTAGCGGGGTGATAGGAACGGGATTCTATCCCATCTTCGGAAGTAGGGTCTGGTGTAGATTTGGATGCCCGATGGCTGCAATCCTCGGACTCCAGCAACGCCTTTTTTCCAGGTTCAGAATTACAACTAATGGTGGCCAGTGTATTTCCTGTGGGAATTGTTCCACCTATTGTGAAATGGGAATAGACGTACGAGCCTATGCCCAAAAAGGTGAAAATATTGTACGAGCCAGCTGTGTAGGTTGTGGTATCTGTTCGGCGGTATGTCCTCGCGGGGTATTGAAACTTGAGAACGGCCCGATGCAAGGCCGGATCGATGGTAACGAGATCTTGCTAGGGAACGATGTAGACCTAATGACTCTGGTTAACAAGAACTAA
- a CDS encoding NAD(P)/FAD-dependent oxidoreductase: protein MEHIVIIGNGISGVTAARHIRKLSDKRITIISAETDHFFSRTALMYIYMGHMKYEHTKPYEDWFWSKNRIDLKRAFVKQVDHKQKSLILDNGEELGYDKLILAVGSKSNKFGWPGQDLDGVQGLYSFQDLQNLEKNAPNKKKCKRAVIVGGGLIGIELAEMLHTRDIPVTFLVRETSFWNGVLPSGESEMINRHIRNHHIDLRLGVNLKEILADDAGKARAVVIPETNEEIACDLVGLTAGVSPNVDFLKDSGIELGRGIKVNRFLETNIEGIYAIGDCAEQHEPIGNRRNVEAVWYTGRMMGETVAQTICGHRTAYNPGHWFNSAKFFDIEYQTYGWVNSDKRKPEYEEHFHWIHEDDTKCITIATHKDSGKFLGINTFGIRMRHEVFDKWLTEGVSTDHVIRNLRYANFDPEFYKTFEPQILSAYNKLTVNI from the coding sequence ATGGAACACATCGTTATTATTGGCAATGGCATTTCGGGAGTCACCGCCGCCCGGCACATTCGTAAATTAAGCGACAAACGTATAACGATCATTTCGGCAGAAACAGATCATTTCTTCTCAAGAACAGCCCTGATGTACATTTACATGGGGCATATGAAATACGAGCACACCAAACCCTATGAAGACTGGTTTTGGAGTAAGAATCGTATCGATCTCAAACGTGCCTTTGTTAAGCAGGTGGACCATAAGCAGAAAAGTCTAATTCTGGACAATGGCGAAGAGCTAGGCTATGATAAGCTAATTCTTGCCGTGGGTTCCAAATCGAATAAATTTGGCTGGCCGGGACAGGATCTGGATGGGGTACAAGGTTTGTATTCCTTTCAGGATCTGCAAAATCTCGAGAAGAACGCACCTAACAAGAAGAAGTGTAAACGTGCTGTTATAGTGGGTGGAGGACTCATTGGTATAGAACTAGCCGAGATGCTCCACACTCGTGATATCCCTGTAACTTTCCTGGTACGTGAAACTAGTTTCTGGAATGGTGTACTTCCAAGTGGGGAAAGTGAGATGATCAATCGCCATATACGAAATCACCATATAGACCTCCGGCTTGGCGTGAACTTGAAGGAGATCCTGGCCGATGATGCGGGTAAGGCACGTGCCGTGGTTATCCCTGAAACTAACGAGGAGATCGCCTGCGATCTGGTAGGCTTAACTGCCGGGGTGAGTCCTAATGTAGATTTTTTAAAAGACAGCGGTATCGAGCTGGGCAGAGGAATAAAGGTGAATCGCTTTCTGGAAACCAATATAGAAGGAATTTATGCTATAGGAGATTGTGCCGAACAACACGAACCAATTGGCAATCGCCGAAATGTGGAGGCGGTATGGTATACGGGGAGAATGATGGGCGAAACAGTGGCACAAACCATTTGTGGACATAGGACCGCTTATAACCCCGGACATTGGTTTAATAGTGCCAAATTCTTCGATATAGAATATCAAACCTACGGCTGGGTGAACAGTGATAAGCGCAAGCCAGAATACGAAGAACATTTCCATTGGATCCATGAGGACGACACAAAATGTATTACTATCGCCACTCATAAGGACAGTGGTAAATTTTTAGGGATAAATACCTTCGGAATTAGAATGCGCCATGAGGTATTCGACAAGTGGTTAACAGAAGGCGTTAGTACAGATCATGTAATAAGAAACCTGCGTTACGCAAATTTCGACCCGGAATTCTACAAGACTTTCGAACCTCAAATCCTTTCAGCATATAATAAACTAACTGTGAACATCTAA
- a CDS encoding DUF547 domain-containing protein: MYRIFLFFILTFSLGTTPLSGQETKTFFQQTNEFLSQNVKGGKVDYKGVHSDPTHLNELMALMSTMNVSSVTKKEYQAFWINAYNISVIKGIIDNYPLNSPLDVNGFFDKTRYSIAGMNITLNEIENDILRKKFKDARFHFVLVCGARGCPPIIARAYTAENLEQLLEKQTIKALNNSSFIKVSGNDVALSEIFKWYKEDFVDNETSEIDFINKYRNEKVSVGANISYYPYDWRLNSQ; the protein is encoded by the coding sequence ATGTACAGAATATTTCTTTTTTTTATCCTTACGTTTAGCCTGGGAACTACACCATTATCCGGGCAGGAAACCAAAACTTTCTTCCAACAAACTAACGAGTTTTTATCGCAGAATGTGAAAGGAGGCAAGGTTGATTACAAAGGCGTTCACAGTGATCCTACACACTTGAACGAGCTTATGGCGCTTATGTCCACAATGAATGTTTCCTCTGTTACTAAGAAAGAATACCAGGCATTTTGGATCAACGCATATAATATAAGTGTGATAAAAGGCATCATAGATAATTATCCCTTAAACTCCCCTCTTGACGTGAATGGCTTTTTCGATAAGACACGCTACTCTATTGCCGGGATGAATATTACTCTTAATGAGATCGAAAATGACATATTGCGCAAAAAATTCAAAGATGCAAGATTTCATTTTGTACTGGTTTGTGGAGCCAGAGGTTGCCCACCTATTATCGCTCGTGCATACACCGCGGAAAATCTGGAGCAATTACTGGAAAAACAAACAATAAAAGCATTAAACAATAGTTCTTTCATTAAGGTGTCTGGAAACGATGTGGCACTGTCTGAGATCTTCAAATGGTATAAGGAAGATTTTGTTGATAACGAGACAAGCGAGATCGACTTCATTAATAAATACCGTAATGAAAAAGTATCTGTGGGAGCCAATATATCGTACTATCCATACGATTGGCGCCTGAATTCTCAATAA
- a CDS encoding glycoside hydrolase family 113, whose amino-acid sequence MNTSFLKLITLLFFCFLVHSCTSQSSRINGVSFVASRNPVDQQHIDPVIKHQANHAAVMPFGFIRSLNNPEIIYNTERQWYGETRDGALQYIEMLHKNNIRVMLKPQIWIWRGEFTGYLKMESEEKWVELEESYSKFILEYAALAQTAEVEIFCIGTELEQFIVHRPEYWRELISKIKKVYKGKLTYAANWDEYKRVPFWDQLDFIGVDAYFPISESITPTIAEAREGWHRWKKELKAVSDSNKRKILFTEYGYRSVDHSGKEPWQTSREEKKVNLDAQANLLTALYEEIWSESWFAGGYIWKWFIDHDRAGGEDNNRFTPQNKPAGLVIQYYYSTD is encoded by the coding sequence ATGAACACATCATTTCTGAAACTAATTACGTTACTGTTTTTTTGTTTCCTGGTACATTCATGTACCTCTCAAAGCTCCAGGATCAATGGAGTTAGTTTTGTTGCATCCCGAAATCCTGTTGATCAGCAACATATAGACCCCGTAATAAAACATCAGGCAAATCATGCTGCAGTTATGCCTTTCGGTTTTATTAGAAGTCTCAATAATCCAGAGATCATATACAACACAGAACGGCAATGGTACGGGGAGACCAGGGACGGGGCTCTTCAGTATATCGAAATGCTACACAAAAATAATATTAGGGTAATGCTAAAACCTCAGATCTGGATTTGGCGGGGTGAGTTTACAGGTTATTTAAAGATGGAATCTGAGGAAAAATGGGTAGAACTGGAAGAATCCTATTCAAAATTTATCCTCGAATATGCCGCGCTTGCCCAAACTGCTGAAGTGGAAATTTTCTGTATTGGGACCGAGTTGGAACAGTTTATTGTTCACAGACCCGAATACTGGAGAGAACTTATTAGTAAAATAAAAAAGGTCTATAAAGGAAAATTAACCTATGCGGCAAATTGGGATGAATATAAACGTGTTCCGTTTTGGGATCAATTGGATTTTATTGGTGTGGATGCTTATTTCCCTATCTCAGAAAGTATAACCCCTACTATTGCTGAAGCACGGGAGGGTTGGCATCGATGGAAGAAGGAATTGAAAGCTGTTTCCGATAGTAATAAAAGGAAGATCCTTTTTACCGAATATGGCTACCGTAGTGTAGATCATTCTGGGAAAGAACCATGGCAAACGAGTAGAGAAGAAAAAAAAGTTAATCTCGATGCTCAGGCCAATTTACTCACTGCACTTTACGAAGAAATATGGAGTGAAAGTTGGTTCGCCGGAGGTTATATCTGGAAATGGTTTATAGATCATGACAGAGCAGGGGGAGAGGACAACAACCGTTTTACTCCACAAAACAAACCAGCCGGGTTGGTAATTCAATATTATTATTCAACAGATTGA
- a CDS encoding TIGR04283 family arsenosugar biosynthesis glycosyltransferase yields the protein MISVIIPVYNEAASISGLLHHLDTHSKSGKITEVIIVDGGSTDETIPLARSFSENGSGLPLVICESEKGRARQMNAGANLARGNVLYFLHADTFPPAGFDDAILKQVQKGNNAGCFRMKFDSKHPVLIFSQYFTRFNFKACRGGDQSLFVERRIFDSLNGFDEEFEIYEDCDFIGKIYDQYKFTVINDYVITSARKYARNGTMKLQYHFTMIHIRKWLGADAAALSRYYKKHIQT from the coding sequence ATGATTAGCGTTATTATCCCGGTATACAATGAAGCGGCATCAATTAGCGGTCTTCTGCATCATCTGGACACACACAGTAAGTCGGGCAAGATAACTGAAGTAATTATCGTAGACGGCGGAAGCACAGATGAGACAATCCCGTTAGCGAGGTCATTTAGTGAAAATGGCAGCGGTCTTCCACTAGTAATTTGTGAATCTGAAAAAGGCAGGGCGCGACAAATGAACGCTGGCGCCAATTTAGCCAGGGGCAACGTATTATACTTTCTACATGCAGATACGTTCCCTCCCGCGGGATTTGATGATGCTATACTCAAACAGGTTCAAAAAGGAAATAACGCCGGATGTTTCCGTATGAAATTCGACTCCAAACATCCTGTACTTATCTTTTCCCAATACTTCACCCGATTCAACTTCAAAGCCTGTCGTGGTGGAGATCAATCTCTTTTTGTTGAGCGTAGAATCTTCGATTCATTAAATGGTTTCGATGAAGAGTTCGAAATATATGAAGACTGTGATTTTATAGGAAAAATCTACGATCAGTATAAATTTACGGTGATCAATGACTATGTGATTACCTCGGCTAGAAAATATGCCAGAAACGGCACTATGAAACTGCAATATCATTTTACAATGATACATATCAGGAAATGGCTAGGTGCAGATGCCGCCGCATTGTCCAGATATTACAAGAAACATATTCAGACTTAA
- a CDS encoding DUF547 domain-containing protein, translating to MHKTLKFISIGILSLFFHQCSLFSAAGLTSQGQPTKEVSGTLNTISASEEIVDHSTWDKLLKKHVDANGMVNYKGFQKDEKTLIEYLTMLSKTQPLESWSVEELLAYYINTYNAYTVKLILDNYPVKSIKDISGPWTSAIVPIGDKTLSLGGIENGILRKMNEPRIHFAINCASISCPKLLNEAFTASRIEAQLDKATREFINSDKNDLNKSNPKLSSIFDWYRKDFTVDGEVDVIAYINKYTTKKIDKTASITYKNYNWNLNEQ from the coding sequence ATGCACAAAACCTTAAAATTTATTTCAATTGGAATACTTTCATTATTCTTTCATCAGTGTTCCCTTTTCTCTGCTGCCGGACTTACCAGCCAGGGACAGCCTACCAAAGAAGTAAGTGGCACCCTAAATACGATATCCGCTTCCGAAGAAATTGTAGATCACAGCACTTGGGATAAATTATTGAAAAAGCATGTTGATGCCAACGGGATGGTGAATTATAAAGGATTCCAAAAGGATGAAAAAACTCTCATAGAGTATCTCACCATGTTGTCTAAAACCCAGCCCCTGGAAAGTTGGAGTGTTGAGGAGTTACTTGCCTATTATATAAATACCTATAACGCTTATACAGTTAAGCTGATCCTGGATAATTACCCGGTGAAAAGTATTAAGGACATTAGTGGTCCCTGGACAAGTGCTATTGTACCCATTGGCGATAAGACCCTTTCTTTGGGTGGAATTGAAAATGGAATACTTCGGAAAATGAACGAACCCAGGATACATTTCGCTATTAATTGTGCATCGATATCTTGTCCAAAGCTACTTAATGAAGCCTTTACTGCCTCAAGGATAGAAGCGCAACTGGACAAAGCTACCAGGGAATTTATCAACAGTGATAAAAATGATCTGAATAAATCGAATCCAAAATTGTCATCCATCTTCGACTGGTACCGAAAGGATTTTACCGTGGACGGAGAAGTGGATGTAATTGCCTACATTAATAAGTATACAACCAAAAAGATTGATAAAACAGCGTCTATCACCTATAAAAACTACAACTGGAATTTAAACGAACAGTAG